In Drosophila miranda strain MSH22 chromosome XR, D.miranda_PacBio2.1, whole genome shotgun sequence, the genomic window cggtgtcggtgtcggaTTGGTTCGGTTGGGGCTCTGTTTATAAATAGTTTAAATTTACATTGTGGGCTCGCTTGATGGCAAAAACTTTACAGACTCACAGACGTGgccaacgacgacgacgacgacgacgagaaGCCCTTTCATTTGGCAGCTTCCGGGCCTGCTCTGTGCTCCATTTCGGATCATATTTGTCCGCACattaaatgcaaataaaaGATATGCGTTTGGGTGTGCGAAAACATAGAACAACCGCAGTGATCGTTAATTAAGAACTCGCAAAAAGTTGTCCTCGCTGGCCGCTAATTAAATAATCCACCAAAAAGTCAAGCAATGCGCCAGGAAAAACTTTTCCACCCCCCTCCACCCCCTCACCCCTTCCCTTGTTTTCCACTAATCTATGCAAAGTTGGCCGGACACAcacacccaaaaaaaaaactattaTGGAATTTCATTGAAAGTTAAAGTCAGAAAGTCGCGCAGGAAAAAATCCTAACGAAGGGCGCCAAAGAGAGGCGAAACTTTCCCTCCGGCTGTAACGAGTCAAAGTTTCAGTTCTGCTGATGAACTGCAGGACTGCAGGACAGAAGGACTGTGGGGCTGTGGGGTGTGGGGCTGTACCGGAACAAGGTCTGGTCACACATGTGGATGCGGCGGCAGGAGGGGGAGGGCCATCTCTACCTACGTGGAAACCTGTCTGTTTAAGCCGCTTAGAGAAGGAcgctttcttttttttcttttttctgttttttaaGGGTATATGCCACTtgtgcgtatgcgtaatattTGTGAATATTATTCTCAATTTTTGTTTACTGCTTTCGTAATCAGAAATTTACATATTTGGGCCACTAAAATTAATTATAATGCAGCCGTCTGCAAAAAGGGAGAGCGAaagggagggggagggctTACCAGGGCTGGAGAGCCACGTACAAATATTTAccaaaataaaacacaaaaagAAAAGCTTGTTGCGGTTTCTTGTGGGGTTTCGGGGGGGGGGCCAGTGCAGCCCTGGCatgagagagagcgagagagagcgacagaTAAAGTCATGAATACAAAATGTGCCGCAGCTTTTGGTTTTGCGGCTCAGTTGGCAGTTCTTTTGGCCACACCCCCACACCCCCAAcactcccccacacacacacacacacacatatactcACACATGGCAAAACTCATTTCATGGGTCAAGAGCTACAATCATCTGAACTATAGAAAGCGACAGAGAGGATAGaggagagatagagagaaacTGGGCAAAAATTGATTATGGTGGCAGCAACACTGCaatgccccctgccccctgctcCCCCCCACACAGAGCATCCGCATGGGATCCACACGGCCGTGGCCAAGCAACTATCATCAAAATCCTATTAGTTGGATCTCTACCGTGCCGTGCCTGgacctgtgcctgtgcctgtgcccggCTTTGTCCTTGTCCAGTTGCCTGCATTTTGTCAGCGTTTATTTGGCAAATTAATTCCCCAAAAGGTAAGCCAAACTTGCGATTTGAAACAATCAGCGACCCCCCTCGGCCCCCTCGGCGCCGTCCCCCCCACCACACACGCAACTTCCGAGTCCTTTTGTCCTTTTTCTGTCCAGCTGCAGCTGTTGTTTGCCCCCAACGGCCACAGGAGAGAGTCCAGGGCAGACAAAGGGGGGTTCGCAGGGGCTAAGGCTGGTCCCCCCCTCGAAAGGGCTGGCGACTACGCTACTGAGAAGAAAGCAAAGCAAAGgacggacacacacacacagccacacacatACTCAATTTGTGACAATTCCTTTTTGCGGATTAATATTTGCTCTGTCTCTGGTCCCAGGTCCCCGGTCCCCCGGTCCCCTGCCCTCTCACCGGTTGCGCCTTTATTTGTCTCGCTGCCCTTTTCCTGTTTCCTGCCCTTTTTCCCCCCCGCACTTCATGCAAATTAGCTTGGAGAATTTTTTGGGCAACTCTGGGGAAGCCCCAAAGAATCTCTCTCGctttctctcgctctctcttcgAGATAATTATTTGTGATGTTGTGCTCATTGTTTTAGGACTTAATTATGCTGCAGGAGCGGCCCCTGTCGGCCCCCCTATCCCCCCCTGGCTACCTCTGGCCGCCCCTGTCCGTCTTTGTCCGCCCCTGTCCGCCTCTGTCCGCTCCTGTCCGCCTCAGTCCGCCTCAGTCCGCCTCAGTCCGCCCCAGTCCGCCCCTGGTCGCCCCTGGTCGTCCCTATCCCCCCCTGGCCACCTCTGGCCGCCCCTGTCCGCCTCTGTCCGTCTTTGTCCGCCCCTGTCCGCCCCTGACCGCCCCTGACCGCCCCTGACCGCCCCTGACCGCCCCTGTCCGCCCCTGTCCGCCCCTGTCCGCCCCTGGCCGCCCTTGGCCGCCCCTGGCCGCCTCTGTCCGCCCTTGTCCGCCCCTGTCCGCTCCACTGGTCAAATGATTTGGCGGATAAGCCAAATGGGTTTACTTTCATATTTTGAAGCTctgcccctccccctccccaaAGGGACGCCACCTGAAGGGGGGAGAGAAAtcgcatttaatttgatttctCCTTCAATGGGGCTTTCGGTGTTTCGGACTTTCGGAATCCATCAATGCAATAACTTAATTTATGAAATGAGCGCAATAAATCAGTTTCTTTGGCCAAGAACTTCACTTAGTTGATTGCCCCTTAAAAAACGCACGAGACACGAGGCACGAGGCATGGGGCAATGAAAAATTGCTGACTTCTTGCAAGGAGTTTCCCCACTTTtccagggggtgggggggcaCACACAACTGACAGCTATCCTGATATATGGGGGCCATAGAGACTTGTTTCTTGTTCGTTTCTTGTTTCTCCTTCGGACCTAAGACCTCCGTTGACGGACAGTAATTCCCTTTGCAGAGGGACGGGGACGGGCGGGACGGCAGACTTCCACCTGCGGTGTCCAGATGTTTGTCCACGCGATGTTGCAACAACCAGCCGGTCGGCCAAGTGTCAacattcgtttcgtttccccACACAGCGAtccgatacgatacgatacgatacgatacgatgcAAGCGATCGATCGATGACGAAACGCCAGTGGAAACTGTGGAAACTGTGGAAACTGTGGAAACTGCCGCAGCAAGTGCTCAACAACTATCGTACTACTGTTCTCTTGGCAGCCAGCAGATTGGCCAACAAGCCAGCAGGCCAGCAAGCCAACAGGCCAACAACTGCAGacgctatggctatggctatggctatagctatggctatggctatggctatggctatggctatggctatggctatggctatgggaTTGCGAAATATTCGCAAGCCACTCAAATCAAGTTTCGTTTGAACGAAAGCCGCGCTCAAAATATggaaatcgaaatcgaaattGGGCTTTTCATTCAGTTCATTTTCAGTTTTCATTTGCAGTCCGCTGGAGCTGGTCGACATTGGGCCTCAGGCACTGGACACAGGCGGTTCCTCGAATCTTGAACGCGTAAACGATGAGTGTGCCCTCGGAACGTGGATGGTCTTGGCTGGTGGCTGGGCTGGGCTTGGCCTTGGCCGTTTCCCTGGTTCGAGGAGACGATGGGTTTCTCACAGAGCCGCGTAAGTGTAGAAACCAGAGACCCTACTCTAGGGTCCCTGTGCCCCGGAGATCCCGGCCCCTGGCCAACAAAATATTGCACCACTAAACCGGATCTCTGTTTCTCTGGCTTTTCGCCGTGTCTCCTTAAACCGAATATCGAACCGCAGCAGATTTCATAAAAGAGTGTAGGATAGCCGATAGGAACTTTGTCAACTGCTCGACCCAGAGCATCCAGCAGCTCTTCGACAAGCTCAACGACGGTGAGTAGCCCAGCCAGGTGTCTGTagatctccatctccatcgcCATTTGGATACTCTTCGCAGGCATACCCGGCCTCACGAGCATCAAGAGCTTCGATCCGTTCCACCTGAACCGCATCCGGATCTCGCAGGGCAACAGCAACGCGATCAATCTCAAAGTGGAGCTGGCGAATGTCAAGATCGTGGGCTTTGGCCACACCCATGTCCTGGAGAGCCAGTAAGTCACCAGCCAGTAAGCCACCAGCATTGGGGACACCCGATTAACCCTCTTCAATCCCTTCAGGGTCTTCAAGAAGGACTACAGCTGGAAGACCACATTCACGCTGCCGGTGATGAAGCTCAAGGGCGACTACAGCCTGTTCGGGCGCATTCTGCTCATCCCCCTCAATGGGCGGGGCCAGGTGTTCCTCGACGCCGACAACATGACGGTGACGATGCACACCAAGACGCGACTGTACTCGAAGGGGGGCTTCACCTTCTACAACGTGACCAACTGCCGCGTGGACTTCAAGATGGATGGCCTCCGGTCGTACTTCTCCAATCTGTTCAACGGCAACAAGCAGTTGGGTGAGTGCGATCCGTTCCGTGCCCCCGTGCCCCCGTGCCCCCGTGCCCCCGTGCCCCCGTGCCCCCTCTTGATATGTTGCCGTTTTCTTTGCCGCAGAGGACAGCACCAACAAGTTCTTCAACGACAACTGGCGCATGCTGGCCGATGCCCTCTACACGGTGATCACCCAGACCATCGAGGACATTCTGCTGGACGTCCTCAAGAAGATATTCCACTACATTCCAGCCAACTTCTTTGTGAGCGACATTCCAACGCCCGAGCAGCTCTACGGGAAGGCCAAGCCGAAGCCCAAATGAACGACTGGGGATCTGGGAGCGGTGGAGGGAGTGGAGGGAGTGGCAGTGGGAGTGGGAAAATCGGGAAAGGTAAATCTTTAGTCGAGTCAATAATAAAGTGTGCGACAAAAAACAGCTCAGGAGAACCCTTTAACGTACCAGCAGCAATCagggatacacacacacacactgctGTCCTTCGCTCCTGCTCTCCTCCTGAAGGCATTAGTGTCCTTCAACTGTTGCCTTAGTGGCCGCATAGAAGTCCCAGACACTGTCCGGCCCCGACCGGAGCGCTGAAATATATCAGGATGGACGTCAGCAGAAGCTAGTCAATGCAGCCCCCTCAGACGTCCCGTGCAACATACGACTGCATTTTACAAATAGAGCCATAAACAAAGGGGATTGGGGATTGGGGGGATGGTGGGTAACCGCACATATGCCAAAGTCAAAACCGGAACCGGAAACGCGACCAGAAATAAAGGCGGAGCCGCGTGTTCAAATTAATTGCCGCAAacagaccccagaccccaaattaatttacattttttatgCAGGTTTTCCagtccctttttttttgttgtatgcCCTGTAGAAGCAGGGTATATGGGTTTTCCTGTGCGGAAGAGGGTAGGTCTTTGGTCGAGTCCATGGCTGGAGATTGGAGCCAAATGTGGGGTGTGGCGCCTCACAAGCCATCAGATATAATCCGAATCGATTCGAGGGTATCTTTCAGTCGAAATCGTCCCGCAGAGCCCTCGCACTCCTTTGGTTTGGGGCATCATTGGCTTTTTGAAGCCTGCCAATAATTTGTTGCAacttctgttgttgttgttgctgctgctgttgcagatGCCACAATTAAAACGTTTGGCGCAGCGGCCCAGCCATTACAAATGCCAAACAATTAGTTTAAATTTAATGCGCAATGCGTTTTCGGCCTTTTAGTTGCAACATTCTGCGGTTTGTGGCGGCCCCTCCCCTCAGCTCCGCCTCTTTTTCTCGCAAGCGACAAATCTCGTGCGTGATTGCAATAAATTCGCCGCGTTCTGGGCCAAAAGACAGCCCCGAAAATGCAGTCGAAGCACCCAAGGTAAACAGACAATAGCACGGAGCAGCAGGCGGGGTGGGGACAGAGGTGGATCCCCAGCAGACAATGGGAGAGCAGGAAAAACCAAAAGACAAACACAAAAGGAAAAACTATCCCCGGAGCGGGGGGCAGCGAGGCAGGGCATTGCGGAAACAGTCCCCGAAAGTATTTCAATATTCCCAGCCAATGTTGTTCAAtatttgctgtggctgtgcctgtgcctgtgcctctgcCCCAGCCAGTGCCACATATGCATGCCCCGCCAAGCCCCCCACTCGACGGGGGGCCCACGTGCTTTGTGTTGGCTGGGCCTCGGGTCCCGCCTAAAAGTATGCTGCGACTTTTAAAGCCCCCCACCCCAAAGGCGCGCCTTTAATTTACACCTTTTTTTTTGAAGAGTGTTTCCAAACGTTTCGGCACACTGCTTGGGGGTTTTCCAGCCGCTTGGATTCATAACATATTTTTGACAATTTTTTTAAAGAGGGCCTAACTGGGCTAAAAGTGGCTGGAAGGGTCTAAAAGGGGCTGAAAGAGGTTTAAATAGGCTAAAATAATAAGCATTACGATTTCTGGTCTAAATAGTCTCAAATCTGGATCAAAAATGGTTCAAAATCGATTCAAATTGTTGTCCAATTAAACGCTACCAAAATTCGATATTTTGTATAATATTTACTGATGAATTTTGAACATTTTGGACCTAGGAAAAGGTAAAACATTCCTATTTATAGCAACTTATAGACCTCCAGTCCCCCATGTATGCCCTTTCAACGAGTATGAGCCACGATTCAAGGCCGCTTTGGGTGTTTAGAAGCCACTGCTATCGCATCTGTGGCCCCCCTTGAGGTTTATTCGGGGGCGAAAAAGTTCGTCAACAAAGTGCAACGAACAGTGGGCTCCTGGCCTTTCGGGCCGCACTTGACTAATGGCCCAATTAGATGccataaattaaatatttaattataatGTCCAGTGCCGTTGGCCAATTAATTAATACATAATTTCAAATTAAATGCTGTCACTGCACGAGGGTTAATTCAGGAGAGCATCGAGAGCATGGAGAGCATCCTGCAGAGCAGGGAAAAATGTGTCCCACTGGAGTGCCAGGAGTGCCAGGAGTGCATGAACTTTAAAGCCCGAATAATACGAATTTATGGCCAAATAATTGCAATCTCATTAGGACACTCGGCCGGCAAACCGAAACACGGACATGACACGGACACCGAACGGTCCGAGCGGTCCGAGTGGTCCGAGAGGTCCGAGCGGGCCAATTTGCCGTGtgttaaaataaatattcgcATTTTGTGAAATATTTAACAATAATTGAGCGTAAAATAATCGCCCAGCACCGCCCTCGATGGAGATAAAGCCCCCCTCTGCAGCCACATTCAACGACATGCATCCCGGGGTCCGGGTccggctctgactctggctccGGCCGGAGTGCGTTAATTGCAGTTGCCGTTGCACAGGACACGGATTGCGGCGACAGCGACAATTGTAATTAAATAGACACCACAAATGCatcccctgccccctgccccccggCCCCCGGACAGCTGTGGAGCCCATGGCATCTGTGGTGCATTCAATGGAAATTCCCAGATAAAGATATTATTTCGGGGGGAATACATTCGATTAGGGGATATAGATACCATATTATTGGATGCATCGCGAACCACTAGGAATTTAGAAATCTGTTGAATTTGGAACCCATTCAGATCCCATATAGAATTAGGAGGAAATATATAACTAATCGAGTAATTGAGGAATATTTTAGAGTTTTTTCCAAGGCGGACAAACCCTCGAGGGATGCATGAAACTTGTTTTTAGAAATGCCAGACTTTCCCTTAGAACTCCCAAATATTCACTTTCCATCCGATTCCGCCCACTGTGCCCTGGAGGCTGTTCATTTATTGGAAATTATTGAGTTGTTGGCATTAATTTTAGCACACACATAGGTGGAAAATAGTGGAGCCCATTGGGGCTGCGGTTCGCTGGCAATTTTCGAGCGTTTAATGAGCTCTTCCACGTTAATGGGAATCTCGTAAAAATAAACAACATTTCGGGCCCGAGCCCCAGGGCCATTAGGCGGAATTTTCGGTCATTGTCATTGGATGAATTGGACCTATCATCGCTCCCCCCTCGAAGCCCACCGCCCCCCCGTCGAGAGCTCCATCAATATTCAGCCAGTTTTCCGGCTTATTTGCACAAATTTTGTtgacacacacagacagagaggcagagagaggaGGATCTGCCCAATCGGGAAGGGAACAAACAATCAGGGAATGGCAGGAGCTTAGCAGACTTCCGCAGGAGGggggaggagcagcagccagaGGCAGTGGCAACGCTTTACAAGATTTTATTTACACCTTCTGCGAAAATGTTTACACTTCAACAGACAGCGGCAATAAGCGAGGAGTCCGctccaggaccaggaccaggacctcCCCCCAGCCCGAAATGAGCAATATGTAAACCTCCAGGACGCCAAAGGCAGGGCCCCCCAAACAATTGAAAGTGGATTTCCACCTgggaacaaaaaaaaaatgaaacgACTCAAACGGCAAGGAGCCACCAGCACGAAGCCTCGCATAAAAAGAATCCCCTTAGCCGCTTGAAAAAAATACGGAAAATGCCAACGGGGCCTGCATAATGCGAGGAACTAGAACTAggagaggggaggggagggggctAGGGGATGGAGGGAGTGCCTTGTCATAGCGTAAATTTATGTAAAAATTTGTAGCAATTGCAATAAGTTGGTCGACAAGGAGGACGCCGCTGACGACGCCGCCGGCGGCGAgcaggaacaaataaattctttCGATTCTAGTCAGTTTTTTTATGCGGatagaggggggggggggggggggggggggggggggggggctggcAGGCCCCACCTCTGGGCTTCCATTGGGGTATAACTTTATTTTAAATGCATTAAAACTTTAGCAAAAACTGATTACCAAATGCCTGCCTCGCCCGATTATTTGCCAAGCCCTTCATGATGTCTGAGCCGAGAGCCCGGCACAGAGCCAATAATGTACAAGACAAAGATGCCAAAAGACTGTGAAAATTAACTCTCAGCTGGCAAAATGCTTCAAAGTGCAAATATTGGGCTCGGTCTGGGGCCCTTTGACTGGCGTCGCACCCCCCCGCCAAGAGAAAGGAGGTCCGAAGATGGGGATACCCTAGACGGTTGTTCCAGCATTCCCCCGGGGGATTCTTGGTGCATCCTTCATACCCCTTGAAAGAGTATTAAAAGCCTGAGATTTCATCTGTTACTCGCTGTCGTCGACTGTTATTTTTGGCAATCTGTTTGTTTGCCgattgtctgtctgtcagttATGCCgggtccccccccccccccccccccccccccccccccctccatgTCCACGGCCTGATTTAATAAGAATTCATTTCTTTTCGGCTGGGCCCGCCCTTTTCCTTCGTTGCAATTAACATAATTTTTGTAAGTGGATTTTCATAGTTGAACAAACTCCGGCTTCGGCTTCAGCTACGGCTACGGCTCCGACTCCGGCTCGCGGCATTTGCGAAAACTTTAAATTTCAATTCACTCAAGCTcgcgaaaaacaaaaaaaaaagagaagagaagagaggggggagtgggagtgggagagaAACTTTTGGCAAAGCCATTGAACCCGACAATCAAGACTCGGAGCCATCCAtctatccgtccgtccgtccatccgtccgatATGGCGACCGGAGAGACTTCAAATATAGTTTAACACCCTTTCGCCTTTCTTTTTGGCCTGGCCCCGTGCGGGGCCACCATTTGCATTCCAATTGAAGTTTGATTTCGACTGCAGATCGGAGACGGAGCGAATGCAAATTTTTTGGGGGGGGTCGGGGGATTGCTAACCCAAAGAACCGCCGCTTTCGGGGTTAAGGTCTTGCCAGAATCTTCAATTGAAATGTAGAAAGCGTCGTCGCCAGCGCCAGAGACAGCAACAGCGCTGGGAAGAAGACCTGTGATATAATCTAGGGGGCAGTTCAACGAACCCTGCCCCACCCGCCCACTCGCCCCATCATAACTGGGAGTGGTGGTCTATCATCCATAACTGGGCCGTGAATCCATAACCCAACCCACAGTCGGGAGTCGACGGCTCATCAATATTCTTCCTTCCCTTGGGTTCGATTTGCATATATCTAACCCAATTTCTAGGTTTTCTTCGAGCTCTTCGGAGTCTTCGGACTGCCGCGAGTCGTTTTATTATCTCACATAATTTATTTGCCGGTTATTCCAGCAGCAGAACTATTTAAATGCAATTTGGAAACGGATTTTGGCCCGGGTCTATCGGGTTTTATGCGAGCACCTGATTGGAATCGAAGAGTGCCAAAGAGTGGCCCAATCCCCATCCCCAATCCCCAATCAATCTGCGACAATGTGACAATAATAATTGATAACCTTATAGCCGAAAAAAACGCGACAACTCGATTGCATTTCATTTACAGAAGCAGGCAACAGGCAACAGGCAATGGAATAAATTCAATAAAAGTCACTCAAATGTCGATAATTGAATGCGTATACAACagaagaaacagaaacagaaacagaacgGAACGAAACGTACAAAAATTAACATTTTTATATAA contains:
- the LOC108165356 gene encoding circadian clock-controlled protein; the encoded protein is MSVPSERGWSWLVAGLGLALAVSLVRGDDGFLTEPPDFIKECRIADRNFVNCSTQSIQQLFDKLNDGIPGLTSIKSFDPFHLNRIRISQGNSNAINLKVELANVKIVGFGHTHVLESQVFKKDYSWKTTFTLPVMKLKGDYSLFGRILLIPLNGRGQVFLDADNMTVTMHTKTRLYSKGGFTFYNVTNCRVDFKMDGLRSYFSNLFNGNKQLEDSTNKFFNDNWRMLADALYTVITQTIEDILLDVLKKIFHYIPANFFVSDIPTPEQLYGKAKPKPK